A window of Blastomonas sp. SL216 contains these coding sequences:
- a CDS encoding ScpA family protein, which translates to MFFREPVPAATAAAEALLIDVDGWEGPLDLLLDLARRQKVDLRQISILELTNQYLGFIESATSLKLELAADYLVMAAWLAYLKSALLLPGDPEVEPSPEELALRLQLRLQRLSAMREAAARLLGRDRLGRDVFAHGQAEGLRLLTRTRHDCSLFDLLSAYGRVKLRSQPVVHMVKSRRVMTLEDALARLSFMLGTALDWTELSAFLPETADPQLRRSARASTFLALLELARQGRVELAQEEAFAPLQVRKAG; encoded by the coding sequence ATCTTCTTTCGCGAACCCGTGCCCGCCGCCACCGCCGCTGCCGAAGCCCTGCTAATCGATGTCGATGGCTGGGAAGGCCCGCTCGACCTGCTGCTCGATCTGGCGCGGCGGCAGAAGGTCGACCTGCGCCAGATCTCGATCCTCGAACTGACCAACCAGTATCTCGGCTTTATCGAGAGCGCGACCAGCCTGAAGCTGGAGCTGGCCGCCGATTATCTGGTGATGGCCGCCTGGCTCGCCTATCTCAAATCGGCTTTGCTGCTGCCCGGCGATCCCGAGGTCGAGCCTTCACCCGAAGAGCTCGCATTGCGGCTGCAATTGCGGCTTCAGCGGCTTTCGGCGATGCGCGAGGCGGCGGCGCGGCTGCTGGGGCGCGACCGGCTGGGCCGCGATGTGTTCGCGCATGGCCAGGCCGAAGGGCTGCGGCTGCTCACCCGCACCCGGCACGATTGCTCGCTGTTCGATCTGCTGAGCGCCTATGGCCGGGTCAAGCTGCGCAGCCAGCCGGTGGTGCACATGGTCAAGTCGCGCAGGGTGATGACGCTGGAGGATGCGCTGGCGCGGCTGTCGTTCATGCTCGGCACGGCGCTCGACTGGACCGAGCTCAGCGCCTTTCTGCCCGAGACGGCCGATCCGCAGCTACGGCGCTCGGCGAGGGCCTCGACCTTTTTGGCGCTGCTCGAGCTCGCGCGGCAGGGGCGGGTCGAGCTGGCGCAGGAAGAAGCGTTCGCGCCGCTGCAGGTGCGCAAGGCGGGATGA
- the scpB gene encoding SMC-Scp complex subunit ScpB, giving the protein MTGPDATVRAVEAALFAATEPQTLEQLRAQIGDDADIAGALDLLVTDYAGRGVELVERGGRWHFQTAPDLAWLLRRETEQTRKLSRAATETLAIIAYHEPVSRAEIEAIRGVQVSKGTLDVLMEEGWVAPAGRREVPGRPLIYATTPEFLNHFGLGSRRDLPGLEDLKAAGLLDPVDLALEGALATDYGDGEDDRSSDESDSLLEKPVEGD; this is encoded by the coding sequence ATGACCGGGCCCGATGCAACCGTCCGCGCGGTGGAGGCGGCGCTGTTCGCGGCGACTGAGCCGCAAACGCTGGAGCAGCTGCGCGCGCAGATCGGCGACGATGCGGATATTGCAGGCGCGCTCGACCTGCTGGTGACCGATTATGCCGGGCGCGGGGTCGAGCTGGTCGAACGCGGTGGGCGCTGGCACTTCCAGACCGCGCCGGACCTCGCCTGGCTGCTGCGGCGCGAGACCGAACAGACGCGCAAGCTATCGCGCGCCGCGACCGAGACGCTGGCGATCATCGCCTATCACGAACCCGTCAGCCGGGCCGAGATCGAGGCGATTCGCGGGGTGCAGGTCAGCAAGGGCACGCTCGACGTGCTGATGGAAGAGGGCTGGGTTGCGCCTGCCGGTCGCCGCGAGGTGCCGGGACGGCCGCTCATCTATGCCACCACGCCTGAATTTCTAAACCATTTCGGCCTTGGCAGCAGGCGCGATCTGCCCGGGCTGGAGGACCTCAAGGCCGCAGGCCTGCTCGATCCGGTCGATCTGGCGCTCGAAGGCGCGCTGGCGACCGACTATGGCGATGGCGAGGATGACCGTTCGTCGGACGAATCCGATTCATTGCTGGAAAAGCCGGTCGAGGGGGACTAG
- the nagZ gene encoding beta-N-acetylhexosaminidase: MKPVIFGLAGHDLSPDEAAFFRDSVPAGYILFGRNIDTREQLRALTDSLRDLHGDDRLPILIDQEGGRVSRMKPPHWLAFPPGGAFDRLYDVAPASAIEAARINAEALALDLAEVGITVDCLPLLDVAIPGGTPAIGDRALGQEPLRVAALGRAVLDGLRRGGVLGTIKHMPGHGRAMVDSHMELPRVTANEEELEQDIAPFRALNQAEIGMTGHILFEAWDKQRCATHSPWIVETIIRQRIGFDGLLLSDDLDMKALAGEVPDRAARAVEAGCDIALNCWARMDEMVGIAGALPDISDVSRARLDRARAAINPVTDWSHQADLIARRDALLALA, encoded by the coding sequence ATGAAGCCCGTAATCTTCGGCCTTGCCGGCCATGACCTGTCGCCCGATGAAGCCGCCTTTTTCAGGGATAGCGTACCTGCGGGCTATATCCTGTTCGGCCGCAACATCGACACGCGCGAACAGCTGCGGGCGCTGACCGATAGTTTGCGCGACCTGCACGGCGATGACCGGCTGCCGATCCTGATCGATCAGGAAGGCGGGCGGGTCAGCCGCATGAAGCCGCCGCACTGGCTCGCCTTTCCGCCCGGCGGCGCATTCGACCGGCTGTACGATGTCGCCCCGGCCAGCGCGATCGAGGCCGCGCGGATCAATGCCGAGGCGCTGGCGCTCGACCTGGCCGAGGTCGGCATCACGGTCGATTGTCTTCCGCTGCTCGATGTCGCCATTCCCGGCGGCACGCCTGCCATCGGCGATCGCGCGCTGGGGCAGGAGCCGCTGCGCGTCGCCGCGCTGGGCCGCGCGGTGCTCGACGGGCTGCGCCGGGGCGGGGTGCTGGGTACGATCAAGCATATGCCGGGCCATGGCCGCGCCATGGTCGACAGCCATATGGAACTGCCGCGCGTGACCGCGAACGAGGAAGAGCTCGAACAGGACATCGCCCCGTTCCGCGCGCTGAACCAGGCCGAAATCGGCATGACCGGCCACATCCTGTTCGAGGCGTGGGACAAGCAACGCTGCGCCACCCATTCGCCCTGGATCGTCGAGACCATCATTCGCCAGCGCATTGGTTTTGACGGACTGCTGCTCAGCGACGATCTCGACATGAAGGCGCTAGCCGGCGAGGTGCCCGATCGCGCGGCGCGCGCGGTCGAGGCGGGCTGTGACATCGCGCTCAACTGCTGGGCGCGGATGGACGAGATGGTCGGGATCGCAGGCGCGCTGCCCGATATATCGGACGTTTCGCGCGCGCGGCTCGACCGGGCGCGGGCAGCGATCAACCCGGTCACCGACTGGTCGCATCAGGCCGATCTGATCGCCCGGCGCGATGCGCTGCTGGCGCTGGCGTGA
- a CDS encoding LOG family protein, whose product MTNKDLTEPRFRPAAEDARTAERAVHDTPQTQDPAYRLAFGDTEFLLRQELRPVRFQLELLKTEMLLEEAGIGSTLVIYGSARIPAPDKTEGLVEGARSPEEKKVTERLVAKAKYYEEARKLAQLASECGVIEDGKRQFVVCSGGGPSIMEAANRGAADVGKDSVGLNIVLPHEQAPNRYVTPHLSFQFHYFALRKMHFLLRARAVAVFPGGFGTFDEFFELLTLIQTGKMAAIPIVLFGKDFWNRVVNFEALAEEGVISPGNLDLFSFVETADEAWAKIRAFYDLPCG is encoded by the coding sequence ATGACTAACAAAGACCTGACAGAGCCGCGGTTCCGCCCCGCCGCCGAAGACGCCCGCACCGCCGAACGCGCCGTGCACGATACCCCCCAGACCCAGGACCCGGCCTATCGGCTGGCCTTTGGCGACACAGAATTCCTGTTGCGCCAGGAACTGCGCCCGGTCCGCTTCCAGCTGGAATTGCTGAAGACCGAGATGCTGCTGGAAGAGGCCGGAATCGGATCCACCCTGGTCATTTACGGCTCCGCCCGCATCCCCGCCCCCGACAAGACCGAAGGCCTGGTCGAAGGCGCGCGCAGCCCGGAGGAAAAGAAGGTAACCGAACGTCTGGTGGCCAAGGCGAAATATTACGAAGAGGCGCGCAAGCTGGCCCAGCTCGCCAGCGAATGCGGCGTGATCGAGGATGGCAAGCGCCAGTTCGTCGTCTGCTCGGGCGGCGGCCCGTCGATCATGGAAGCGGCCAATCGCGGGGCTGCCGATGTCGGCAAGGATTCGGTCGGGCTCAACATCGTCCTGCCGCATGAGCAGGCGCCCAACCGCTATGTCACCCCGCACCTGTCGTTCCAGTTCCACTATTTCGCGCTGCGCAAGATGCACTTCCTGCTGCGCGCGCGTGCAGTCGCGGTGTTCCCCGGCGGCTTCGGCACGTTCGACGAGTTTTTCGAGCTGCTGACACTGATCCAGACCGGCAAGATGGCGGCGATCCCGATCGTGCTGTTCGGCAAGGACTTCTGGAACCGCGTCGTCAATTTCGAGGCGCTGGCCGAAGAAGGCGTGATCTCGCCCGGCAATCTGGACCTGTTCAGCTTTGTCGAGACCGCAGACGAAGCCTGGGCCAAGATCCGCGCATTCTACGACCTGCCCTGCGGCTGA
- a CDS encoding EI24 domain-containing protein, which yields MMLNAFFKSLGQLGDRAILGALFWTIMLALLVFAATGWALWQGLAWATAAYGGPLSDYAAWTGVLAAIATIIAFWFWWRVVAIAVLQLFADRIVIAVERKHYPDAAASARDLPIGPSIAMALRSLGRALLYNAIALPFALILLFTGVGAPMVFLGVNAVLVGRDLDEMVAARHPHLPLAQTSRTSRFILGLCANLLLLVPLVNLLAPIIAAAMATHLFHQRAAGGKV from the coding sequence ATGATGCTGAACGCCTTTTTCAAGAGCCTGGGCCAGCTGGGCGACCGCGCGATCCTGGGCGCCCTTTTCTGGACGATCATGCTTGCGCTGCTGGTCTTTGCCGCGACCGGCTGGGCGCTGTGGCAGGGGCTGGCCTGGGCGACGGCCGCATATGGCGGCCCGCTTTCGGACTATGCCGCATGGACAGGCGTGCTCGCCGCGATCGCGACGATCATCGCCTTCTGGTTCTGGTGGCGCGTCGTGGCCATCGCGGTGCTCCAGCTGTTCGCCGACCGCATCGTCATCGCGGTCGAGCGCAAGCATTATCCCGACGCCGCCGCCAGCGCGCGCGACCTGCCGATCGGGCCCTCCATCGCCATGGCGCTGCGCAGCCTGGGCCGGGCGCTGCTCTACAACGCCATCGCCCTGCCCTTTGCGCTGATCCTGCTGTTCACCGGGGTCGGCGCACCGATGGTGTTCTTGGGCGTAAACGCGGTGCTGGTGGGGCGCGATCTGGACGAGATGGTCGCCGCACGGCACCCGCATCTGCCGCTGGCACAGACTTCCCGGACCAGCCGTTTCATACTCGGGCTGTGTGCCAATCTGCTGCTGCTGGTGCCCTTGGTCAATCTGCTCGCGCCGATTATAGCCGCCGCGATGGCCACGCACCTTTTTCACCAGCGCGCGGCCGGGGGGAAGGTCTGA
- a CDS encoding adenosine kinase, whose translation MTSPRFDVLAIGNAIVDVMAPADDALLTREGLAKGGMMLIDADRATSLYQAMGPAQEISGGSAANTLAGMAAMGCKCAFIGQVADDQLGEVFAHDVRALGIDYATPVRAGDDVPTARCLILVTPDGQRTMNTFLGASQFLPASALDATMIQDAAVLYLEGYLWDPEEPRAAMRAAIDAARSAGRKVAFTLSDAFVIDRHRADFLDLLDKGQIDILFSNEAEICSLAEVDDFEAAVATVSAKLPTLVVTRSENGAIAIHEGQRYAVAAEPIDKVVDTTGAGDLFAAGFLAGQAQGRDVETSLRMGAIAAAEIISHFGARSSVDLKALIAQKLG comes from the coding sequence ATGACCAGCCCCCGTTTTGACGTCCTCGCCATCGGCAATGCCATTGTCGACGTGATGGCCCCTGCCGACGATGCCCTGCTGACGCGCGAAGGCCTAGCCAAGGGCGGCATGATGCTGATCGACGCCGACCGCGCGACCTCGCTCTACCAGGCGATGGGCCCGGCGCAGGAAATCAGCGGCGGTTCGGCGGCGAACACGCTGGCCGGCATGGCGGCCATGGGCTGCAAGTGCGCGTTCATCGGCCAGGTCGCCGACGACCAGCTCGGCGAAGTGTTCGCGCATGACGTGCGCGCGCTGGGCATCGACTACGCGACGCCCGTCCGCGCCGGTGACGATGTGCCGACCGCGCGCTGCCTGATCCTGGTGACGCCCGACGGCCAGCGCACGATGAACACCTTCCTGGGCGCTTCACAGTTCCTGCCCGCCAGCGCGCTCGATGCGACGATGATCCAGGACGCGGCAGTGCTGTATCTCGAGGGCTATCTGTGGGACCCGGAAGAGCCCCGCGCCGCGATGCGCGCCGCGATCGACGCTGCCCGCTCGGCAGGCCGCAAGGTTGCCTTCACGCTGTCAGACGCGTTCGTGATCGACCGCCACCGCGCCGATTTCCTCGATCTGCTCGACAAGGGCCAGATCGACATCCTGTTCTCGAACGAGGCGGAAATCTGCTCGCTGGCTGAAGTCGATGATTTCGAAGCCGCAGTCGCCACCGTCTCGGCCAAGCTGCCGACCCTTGTCGTCACCCGCAGCGAAAACGGCGCGATCGCGATCCATGAAGGCCAGCGCTATGCCGTCGCCGCCGAGCCGATCGACAAGGTCGTCGACACCACCGGCGCGGGCGACCTGTTCGCCGCCGGTTTCCTCGCCGGACAGGCGCAGGGCCGCGATGTCGAAACCAGCTTGCGCATGGGTGCGATTGCGGCTGCCGAGATCATCTCGCACTTCGGGGCACGCTCGTCGGTGGATCTGAAGGCGCTGATCGCGCAGAAGCTGGGTTGA
- a CDS encoding tryptophan-rich sensory protein has product MNEIASPAQLRLAFLRWALLFVPLVVLLGFGISNFSGSGEENRWFQALQKPASQPPGWAFGVAWSILYVMMGLAVTVVVTARGARLRGLAVLLFFVQLALNLAWPVYFFRMHQVTGGFYLIVGVFVAAFATTIVFGRIRPLAAWLMVPYLAWLCFASVLNKQIDELNPDAEQLVVPREGQRIQLAPPGQ; this is encoded by the coding sequence ATGAATGAAATTGCCTCTCCCGCGCAGCTTCGCCTGGCATTTCTGCGCTGGGCCCTGCTGTTTGTCCCGCTGGTCGTGCTGCTGGGCTTTGGAATCAGCAATTTCTCCGGCTCGGGCGAAGAGAATCGCTGGTTCCAGGCGCTGCAGAAGCCGGCCTCGCAGCCGCCGGGCTGGGCCTTTGGCGTGGCATGGTCGATCCTCTATGTCATGATGGGGCTGGCCGTGACCGTCGTGGTCACCGCGCGCGGTGCCCGCCTGCGCGGCCTCGCAGTGCTGCTGTTCTTCGTCCAGCTGGCGCTCAACCTTGCCTGGCCGGTCTATTTCTTCCGCATGCATCAGGTCACGGGCGGGTTCTATCTCATTGTTGGCGTGTTCGTCGCGGCCTTTGCCACGACCATCGTCTTCGGCCGCATCCGCCCGCTGGCGGCCTGGCTGATGGTGCCGTATCTCGCCTGGCTGTGCTTTGCCTCGGTGCTCAACAAGCAGATCGACGAACTGAACCCCGATGCCGAGCAGCTGGTCGTGCCGCGCGAGGGGCAGCGCATTCAGCTCGCCCCGCCGGGCCAGTAA
- a CDS encoding twin-arginine translocase TatA/TatE family subunit: protein MGSFSLMHWVIVLIIIVLLFGGGRISSIMGDVAKGIKSFKKGMADDEDEPVQPKRPVAQIEAPPARTIDGTATSTEERKPG, encoded by the coding sequence ATGGGATCCTTCTCCCTGATGCACTGGGTAATTGTGCTGATCATCATCGTCCTGCTGTTCGGCGGCGGACGGATTTCCTCGATCATGGGTGACGTTGCCAAGGGCATCAAGAGCTTCAAGAAGGGCATGGCCGACGATGAGGACGAGCCCGTTCAGCCCAAGCGCCCGGTCGCTCAGATCGAGGCACCCCCGGCGCGCACCATCGATGGCACCGCGACCAGCACCGAAGAGCGCAAGCCGGGCTGA
- the proC gene encoding pyrroline-5-carboxylate reductase: MPNPFPQSLLVVGSGNMAGAMLRGWFAQGLDPASVTVVDPSPRDLPDGVRHLTAIDASIAAPDWLLLGIKPQMLGDVAPQLAAIDLSPTLVVSMLAGVECAGLRAALPGARAVARIMPNMAVSIGQSVTALFAQGLADDDRARLEALFAMLGTAEWLADEAQMHLVTALSGSGPAYLFRFIDSLGKAAEALGMPDDQAARFAMAMVRGSAELAHLSSETPAELAERVASPGGTTRAALNVFDADAALDRLVAEAMAAAARRSVELGQ, encoded by the coding sequence GTGCCCAATCCATTCCCCCAATCGCTGCTGGTGGTCGGCTCGGGCAATATGGCCGGTGCCATGCTGCGCGGCTGGTTTGCGCAGGGGCTTGATCCCGCCAGCGTCACCGTGGTCGATCCCTCGCCGCGCGATCTGCCCGATGGTGTGCGCCACCTGACGGCGATCGATGCCAGCATCGCGGCGCCCGACTGGCTGCTGCTTGGCATCAAGCCGCAGATGCTGGGCGATGTCGCGCCGCAGCTCGCAGCAATCGATCTGTCGCCGACGCTCGTGGTCTCGATGCTCGCAGGGGTCGAGTGCGCAGGCCTCCGCGCGGCACTGCCCGGTGCGCGCGCAGTGGCGCGAATCATGCCCAATATGGCGGTCAGCATTGGCCAATCGGTGACCGCGCTGTTCGCCCAGGGGCTGGCAGACGATGACCGCGCCCGACTGGAGGCGCTGTTCGCGATGCTTGGCACGGCCGAATGGCTGGCGGACGAGGCGCAGATGCACCTTGTCACCGCGCTCAGCGGATCGGGTCCGGCCTATCTGTTCCGCTTCATCGATTCGCTCGGCAAGGCCGCAGAAGCGCTGGGCATGCCCGACGATCAGGCGGCGCGCTTTGCCATGGCGATGGTGCGCGGCTCTGCCGAACTTGCGCACCTGTCGAGCGAAACCCCCGCCGAGCTCGCCGAACGCGTCGCCAGCCCCGGCGGCACCACCCGCGCGGCGCTCAACGTCTTCGATGCCGACGCCGCGCTCGACCGGCTGGTGGCAGAGGCGATGGCCGCTGCCGCCAGGCGCAGTGTCGAACTGGGTCAGTAA
- the tatC gene encoding twin-arginine translocase subunit TatC has product MSTPEDEIDSSRAPLLDHLIELRQRLVRCVIALLISFGICFYFSEHIFSFLVVPLKEAFGDGGGRLVYTKLYEAFFVQVKVAIFAAFCLSFPVIMNQLWAFVAPGLYRQEKRALLPFLLATPVLFTAGASLAYYVVMPTAFHFFLQFQGESGGLSVEALPSTDAYLSLVMQFILAFGISFLLPVLLMLLNRAGIVSRAQLISVRRYMIVAAFIVAAVLTPPDVVSQLMLAIPLILLYELSIFAIWFTDRKAAKDKPAEEAEAPAAVQSEPAE; this is encoded by the coding sequence ATGAGCACGCCCGAAGACGAAATCGATTCCTCGCGCGCGCCGCTGCTCGATCACCTGATCGAGCTTCGCCAGCGGCTGGTCCGCTGCGTCATCGCGCTGCTGATCTCCTTCGGCATCTGCTTCTATTTTTCCGAGCACATCTTCTCGTTCCTTGTCGTTCCGCTGAAGGAAGCCTTTGGCGATGGCGGCGGACGGCTGGTCTATACCAAGCTGTACGAAGCGTTTTTCGTGCAGGTGAAGGTGGCGATCTTTGCGGCCTTCTGCCTGTCGTTCCCGGTGATCATGAACCAGCTCTGGGCGTTCGTCGCGCCCGGATTGTACCGGCAGGAAAAGCGCGCGCTGCTGCCCTTCCTGCTGGCGACGCCCGTGCTGTTCACCGCAGGCGCGTCGCTGGCTTATTATGTCGTGATGCCCACGGCCTTCCATTTCTTCCTGCAATTCCAGGGGGAATCGGGCGGGCTTTCGGTCGAGGCCTTGCCCAGCACCGATGCGTATCTGTCGCTGGTGATGCAGTTCATTCTCGCCTTCGGGATCAGCTTCCTGCTGCCGGTGCTGCTGATGCTGCTCAACCGCGCGGGCATCGTCTCGCGTGCGCAGCTGATCAGCGTGCGGCGCTACATGATCGTCGCCGCGTTCATCGTCGCCGCCGTGCTGACCCCGCCCGATGTCGTCTCGCAGCTGATGCTCGCGATCCCGCTGATCCTGCTGTACGAGCTCAGCATCTTCGCGATCTGGTTCACCGATCGCAAGGCGGCCAAGGACAAGCCCGCCGAAGAAGCCGAAGCGCCCGCTGCCGTGCAGTCTGAACCTGCCGAATAG
- a CDS encoding extensin family protein — protein sequence MAMSAGESAGPKAHARSAPRRADPRFNAISESPELQRMALVAALSVLIAGCSVLPEGRTLSRAPVQPPARSMQAARPALAAPPVRETRQCISQLAQAQVRFTPVPDQTFGAGCSQLGSVRLSTIGLMETGRGRSELAISNIGPVRCELAQRFAGWAQFGIARAAEQMLGSPLVKIETMGSYACRNIAGSLKLSQHAHANAIDIAGFVLADGRRITVKDGWNGSNQERAFLRTIHASACKRFGTVLGPEYNAAHRDHLHVDMSGQGYCR from the coding sequence ATGGCGATGAGCGCCGGCGAGAGCGCGGGTCCGAAGGCGCATGCGCGATCCGCGCCGCGCCGGGCGGACCCGCGCTTCAACGCCATCAGCGAATCTCCCGAATTGCAGCGCATGGCGCTGGTCGCGGCGCTTTCGGTGCTGATCGCGGGATGCTCGGTGCTGCCAGAGGGCCGCACCCTGTCGCGCGCCCCGGTGCAGCCGCCCGCGCGCAGCATGCAGGCCGCGCGGCCTGCGCTCGCCGCGCCGCCGGTCAGGGAAACCCGCCAGTGCATCAGCCAGCTGGCTCAGGCGCAGGTGCGCTTCACCCCGGTGCCGGACCAGACCTTTGGCGCGGGCTGCTCGCAACTGGGGAGTGTGCGGCTTTCGACCATCGGCCTGATGGAGACCGGACGCGGGCGCAGCGAACTGGCGATCAGCAATATCGGCCCGGTCCGCTGCGAACTGGCGCAGCGCTTTGCCGGATGGGCGCAATTCGGCATCGCTCGCGCCGCAGAGCAGATGCTGGGCAGTCCGCTGGTCAAGATCGAAACGATGGGCAGCTATGCCTGCCGCAATATCGCCGGGTCGCTGAAGCTTTCACAGCATGCCCATGCCAATGCCATCGACATTGCCGGGTTCGTCCTGGCCGATGGTCGCCGCATCACCGTCAAGGACGGATGGAATGGCAGCAATCAGGAGCGCGCGTTCCTGCGCACCATCCATGCCAGCGCCTGCAAGCGCTTCGGCACGGTACTGGGGCCGGAATATAATGCGGCGCACCGCGACCATCTGCACGTCGACATGAGCGGCCAAGGCTATTGCCGATAG
- a CDS encoding TlyA family RNA methyltransferase: protein MAEHNPRPSSDKPRKTRIDQLLVDRGLAESRSRAQALILAGLVFAGERKVAKAGETVMSDAAIEVRGRDHPWVSRGGIKLAHALDHFGIDVTGMTAIDVGSSTGGFTDVLLTRGAAHVFAVDSGTNQLAWKLRQDDRVTVHEQTSARILTDAHITRPIDIVVCDASFIALDKVLPVPMSFARAGAWLAALIKPQFEVGRDQIGKGGVVRDPALHTAVCDRVMQWLESIDWPVTGLTQSPITGPSGNIEFLVAAQKGRSC from the coding sequence ATGGCAGAGCACAATCCCCGCCCATCTTCGGACAAGCCGCGCAAGACGCGTATCGATCAGCTGCTGGTTGATCGGGGCCTGGCCGAGAGCCGTTCGCGCGCGCAAGCGCTGATCCTGGCCGGGCTGGTCTTTGCCGGCGAGCGCAAGGTCGCCAAGGCGGGCGAGACGGTGATGAGCGATGCGGCGATCGAGGTGCGCGGGCGCGATCATCCCTGGGTGTCGCGTGGCGGCATCAAGCTTGCGCATGCGCTCGACCATTTCGGCATCGACGTTACCGGCATGACCGCGATCGATGTGGGGTCCTCCACCGGCGGCTTTACCGATGTGCTGCTGACGCGCGGCGCGGCGCATGTGTTCGCGGTCGACAGCGGCACCAACCAGCTCGCCTGGAAGCTGCGCCAGGATGACCGGGTGACGGTGCATGAACAGACCAGCGCGCGCATCCTGACCGACGCGCACATCACGCGTCCCATCGATATCGTGGTGTGCGATGCCAGCTTCATCGCGCTCGACAAGGTGCTGCCGGTGCCGATGTCGTTCGCCAGGGCAGGCGCATGGCTCGCCGCACTGATCAAGCCGCAGTTCGAGGTGGGCAGGGACCAGATCGGCAAGGGCGGTGTCGTCCGCGATCCCGCCCTGCATACAGCGGTGTGCGACCGCGTGATGCAATGGCTGGAGAGCATCGACTGGCCGGTCACGGGGCTGACACAAAGCCCCATTACGGGGCCAAGCGGCAATATCGAGTTCCTTGTCGCCGCGCAAAAGGGACGCAGTTGCTGA
- the tatB gene encoding Sec-independent protein translocase protein TatB, translating to MMDIGSTELLMIIIVAIVVIGPKDLPRALYKVGQVIGKAKGMARHFRSGIDAMVREVELEEMEKKWKADNERIMREYAAANPAAAPAPPPAASPAPAMEPLPDAAAVPAAALPAAAAPAEPATEGER from the coding sequence ATGATGGACATCGGATCGACCGAATTGCTGATGATCATTATCGTGGCGATCGTGGTGATCGGCCCGAAGGACTTGCCGCGCGCGCTCTACAAGGTGGGGCAGGTGATCGGCAAGGCCAAGGGCATGGCGCGCCATTTCCGCAGCGGCATCGACGCGATGGTGCGCGAGGTCGAGCTGGAGGAAATGGAGAAGAAGTGGAAGGCGGATAACGAGCGCATCATGCGCGAATATGCCGCCGCCAATCCAGCCGCCGCTCCCGCACCCCCGCCGGCAGCTTCGCCTGCGCCTGCGATGGAACCGCTGCCAGATGCCGCGGCTGTGCCTGCCGCTGCGCTTCCCGCAGCTGCGGCGCCGGCCGAGCCTGCCACCGAGGGTGAGCGATGA
- a CDS encoding accessory factor UbiK family protein, with product MQNKSEFGGDFAKFINGLAGTVAGMSREAGESARERTREWIAGLDFVSRDEFEAVKEMAAKAREEADSLAARIAALEAALAAKSAGGSE from the coding sequence ATGCAGAACAAGTCCGAATTTGGCGGCGATTTCGCAAAGTTCATCAACGGCCTGGCCGGTACTGTCGCAGGCATGAGCCGCGAGGCAGGCGAGAGCGCGCGCGAGCGGACCCGCGAATGGATCGCCGGGCTCGATTTCGTAAGCCGTGACGAGTTCGAGGCGGTCAAGGAAATGGCGGCCAAGGCCCGCGAAGAGGCTGACAGCCTTGCCGCGCGTATTGCGGCGCTGGAAGCGGCTCTGGCTGCCAAGAGCGCAGGTGGCAGCGAGTAA
- a CDS encoding YbjN domain-containing protein translates to MNEQQLDLDREEAAPVDMLAALFEARGWPCEMVGEDELLTEVKGSWTSYQLRAIWRHEDNVLQLLAMPDIRVPDDKFAAVCEALALINEQLWLGHFDIWSNSGVVLYRNGMMLGSDAMLGLDQAQLAVEAAIDECDRFYPVFQFILWGDKSPQEALAAALIDTQGEA, encoded by the coding sequence ATGAACGAACAGCAGCTTGACCTGGATCGGGAGGAAGCCGCCCCGGTCGACATGCTGGCCGCGCTGTTCGAGGCGCGCGGCTGGCCGTGCGAAATGGTCGGCGAAGACGAGCTGCTGACCGAGGTCAAGGGCAGCTGGACCAGCTATCAGCTGCGCGCGATCTGGCGGCACGAGGACAATGTGCTTCAGCTGCTTGCCATGCCCGATATCCGCGTGCCCGATGACAAGTTTGCCGCGGTGTGCGAGGCGCTGGCGCTGATCAATGAGCAGCTCTGGCTGGGCCATTTCGATATCTGGTCGAACAGCGGCGTGGTGCTCTATCGCAACGGCATGATGCTGGGCAGCGATGCGATGCTGGGGCTGGACCAGGCGCAGCTCGCCGTCGAAGCCGCGATCGACGAATGCGACCGCTTCTACCCGGTGTTCCAGTTCATCCTCTGGGGCGACAAGAGCCCGCAAGAGGCGCTGGCCGCCGCGCTGATCGACACGCAGGGCGAGGCTTGA